A single Mangrovimonas sp. YM274 DNA region contains:
- a CDS encoding LamG-like jellyroll fold domain-containing protein, producing MKYTYSLKSQLLFSLLFLTFFMGMSQSNQYLHFDGVDDYASLPNGAQFINGSNTITMAGWFYTDELGYAQGMMGIRGGGTGDGEMYVNQKSNGGLECRLVTTAGFHNITLPDGTIVAGQWQHVTWVYNQTSLELFIDGVSIATTPASGVFSSTDRPFTIGKSILASYNFVFPGRADEVSLWNKALTQAEIQDMIANELTGDEANLQVYYKFNQGTPGGNNTSITQLMDISGEENKNATLNNFALDGDTSNFNGELEATFQAINFPQIPSKLITDTPFQLQATVNSNLPITYEIISGPATINGDILTLDGVAGEVTVKASQPGNDIYEPAEDIVITFAVLDPDAVLAEAEILHPLAGNAYTSSLMPIQIAFRADIPYTELFSIASITATVDGEEISLTSYGNGYYTGWWTPSSFGNHNLEVTSTNNFGAEGSHTSTFNLTSTTSAQTINATEDVWVYGDVPSVTVETDLPSFVGAFNDISGTLFIDCPAGGCDPWDRISSIEVLGKDGQWYEIIRYLTPYGVSCQHEIDLTDFMSLLRGKTKFRVNLGTTGNGFLYTLQLSYTPGTPENAYSQVQKLWHGTYQFGDMANLQPTEDLTKTFPENTQSAKIKLVSTGHGWGGSNTGNAAEFKQNTHHIWVDDEQTFTQLNWMDCDPNPDNCSPQYGTWYYNRAGWCPGSIAQFFEYDMTPYINNSSVDLDYVFDESYIDYCHPSNPDCISGVTGCEDCNDGYNPHLKVNSFLISFGSSPMDLSLGIDDLTVTNNMHMYPNPSAGTFFVEFNNDLQADTIEVSDITGRSILQTSLSNGTTLKQINLDGKAGIYLVSLKRGATVLGTKRLVIE from the coding sequence ATGAAATATACCTATTCCCTAAAAAGCCAACTACTTTTTAGTCTACTGTTTTTGACATTCTTTATGGGAATGTCCCAATCCAATCAATACCTTCACTTCGACGGTGTTGATGATTATGCTTCTTTACCTAATGGCGCACAGTTTATCAATGGCAGTAACACCATTACCATGGCAGGCTGGTTCTATACAGATGAACTAGGCTATGCCCAAGGCATGATGGGCATTAGAGGAGGTGGAACCGGTGATGGCGAAATGTATGTGAACCAAAAATCTAATGGAGGTCTTGAATGCCGATTGGTGACAACAGCAGGGTTTCATAATATAACGCTTCCTGACGGCACCATTGTAGCAGGGCAATGGCAACATGTCACATGGGTATATAACCAAACTTCCCTTGAACTATTTATTGACGGTGTTTCTATAGCTACAACCCCTGCATCTGGTGTATTTTCATCTACCGACAGACCCTTTACAATAGGAAAATCCATTCTAGCAAGTTACAACTTTGTATTTCCAGGAAGAGCCGATGAAGTATCCCTCTGGAACAAGGCCTTGACACAAGCCGAAATTCAGGACATGATTGCCAATGAATTGACTGGCGATGAAGCCAACCTTCAAGTTTATTACAAATTCAACCAAGGAACCCCAGGGGGAAACAACACTAGCATCACACAATTGATGGACATTAGCGGAGAGGAAAATAAAAATGCTACTTTAAACAATTTTGCCCTCGATGGAGACACCTCCAATTTCAATGGCGAATTAGAAGCTACTTTTCAGGCAATCAATTTCCCTCAAATTCCTTCAAAGTTAATTACAGACACTCCTTTTCAACTTCAAGCAACAGTTAATTCCAATCTTCCTATCACTTATGAAATCATTTCAGGTCCAGCCACAATTAATGGAGATATCCTTACTCTAGACGGTGTTGCCGGAGAGGTTACCGTTAAGGCGAGTCAACCAGGAAATGACATCTATGAGCCAGCAGAAGACATCGTGATTACCTTTGCTGTTTTAGATCCAGATGCTGTTTTAGCTGAAGCTGAAATATTACATCCCTTAGCTGGAAACGCGTACACTTCAAGCTTAATGCCCATTCAAATTGCCTTTAGAGCAGACATACCATATACTGAACTATTTTCAATTGCATCAATTACCGCAACCGTTGACGGTGAAGAAATATCCTTAACGAGTTACGGAAACGGTTATTATACAGGATGGTGGACACCTAGCTCTTTTGGAAACCATAATCTAGAAGTTACCTCTACCAACAATTTTGGAGCCGAAGGGAGCCATACAAGTACTTTCAACTTGACCTCAACAACATCTGCCCAAACAATTAATGCTACTGAAGATGTATGGGTTTATGGTGACGTCCCTTCTGTTACTGTAGAAACGGACCTCCCAAGTTTTGTTGGTGCTTTTAATGACATTTCGGGAACTCTTTTTATAGACTGCCCTGCAGGTGGCTGCGATCCTTGGGATAGAATCTCTTCTATTGAGGTATTAGGCAAAGATGGTCAATGGTATGAAATCATTCGTTATTTAACTCCTTACGGCGTAAGCTGTCAACACGAAATTGACCTTACCGATTTCATGTCCTTACTACGTGGAAAAACAAAATTCAGAGTGAATCTTGGAACCACAGGAAATGGTTTTCTTTACACACTACAATTGAGTTATACGCCAGGAACTCCAGAAAATGCATACAGTCAAGTTCAAAAACTATGGCATGGCACCTATCAATTTGGAGATATGGCCAACTTACAACCTACTGAAGATTTGACCAAAACTTTTCCCGAAAACACACAATCTGCCAAAATCAAGCTGGTATCTACTGGACATGGTTGGGGTGGCAGTAATACGGGAAATGCTGCAGAATTCAAACAAAATACCCATCATATTTGGGTAGACGACGAGCAAACTTTTACCCAACTCAATTGGATGGACTGCGATCCTAACCCTGACAATTGTAGCCCACAATACGGAACTTGGTACTACAATAGAGCTGGATGGTGCCCAGGAAGCATTGCTCAATTTTTTGAATACGACATGACCCCATATATCAACAATTCTTCAGTTGATCTTGATTATGTTTTCGACGAGAGTTATATAGACTATTGCCACCCTAGCAATCCAGATTGCATTAGCGGTGTTACAGGGTGCGAAGATTGTAATGACGGCTACAACCCACACCTAAAAGTAAATTCCTTCTTGATTTCTTTCGGGTCATCTCCTATGGACCTATCTTTAGGTATTGACGACCTTACTGTGACAAATAATATGCATATGTATCCTAATCCTTCGGCGGGGACTTTCTTTGTAGAGTTTAACAATGACCTTCAAGCTGACACTATTGAAGTTTCCGATATTACAGGAAGATCTATCCTTCAAACATCTCTTAGCAACGGTACAACCCTAAAGCAAATCAACCTTGATGGAAAAGCAGGCATTTATTTGGTGAGCCTAAAAAGGGGAGCCACAGTTTTAGGTACAAAACGTTTAGTTATAGAATAA
- the rpsO gene encoding 30S ribosomal protein S15, whose amino-acid sequence MYLSKEKKEEIFEKYGTGKNDTGSAEGQIALFTYRINHLTEHLKKNRKDFNTERSLVKLVGKRRSLLDYLTKKDILRYRAIVKELGLRK is encoded by the coding sequence ATGTATTTAAGTAAAGAAAAGAAAGAAGAAATCTTCGAAAAGTACGGAACTGGGAAAAATGACACAGGAAGTGCTGAGGGGCAAATTGCATTGTTCACTTACAGAATTAACCACCTAACAGAACACTTAAAAAAGAATCGTAAAGATTTTAACACTGAGCGTTCTTTGGTAAAACTAGTAGGTAAGCGTCGTTCTTTGCTGGATTATTTGACTAAGAAAGATATCTTAAGATACCGTGCTATCGTTAAAGAATTAGGATTAAGAAAATAA
- a CDS encoding polyribonucleotide nucleotidyltransferase, with product MIPQVFREVIDLGDGREISIETGKLAKQAHGSVVVQSGKCMLLCTVVSNYQQSDVDFLPLTVDYREKFAAAGRYPGGFFKREARPSDGEVLTMRLVDRVLRPLFPKDYHAETQVMIQLMSHDEEVMPDAMAGLAASAAIQLSDIPFETAISEVRVGRVDGQLIINPSLSQLEASDIDMVIGASADSVMMVEGEMSEISEEEMVEAIEFAHAAIKVQCEAQLKLAEAFGKKETREYDPEREDEELAKKIHDMAYDKVYAVAKAGSSKHERGAAFAEIKEEILATFTEEELEDIGGLVSKYYSKAEKAAVRDLTLNEGLRLDGRKTTDIRPIWCEVDYLPSTHGSSIFTRGETQALATVTLGTSREANMIDMPSFEGEERFYLHYNFPPFSTGEARPIRGTSRREVGHGNLAQRALKRMVPADCPYTVRVVSEVLESNGSSSMATVCAGTMALMDAGVQLIKPVSGIAMGLISDAESGNYAVLSDILGDEDHLGDMDFKVTGTEDGITACQMDIKVKGLSYEILVKALKQAREGRLHILGKLTDTIAAPNADVKAHAPKMVTRVIPNEFIGALIGPGGKVIQELQKETKTTIVINEDPVTEEGIVEILGTDQEGIDKVLAKIDALMFKPQVGSVYEVKVIKMLDFGAVVEYTEAPGNEVLLHVSELAWERTENVSDVVKMGDVFDVKYFGIDPRTKKEKVSRKAILPKPEGFKERPPRDNNRDNKGSRDNRGRDNRNRDNRRDDRRPREDKKD from the coding sequence ATGATTCCACAAGTTTTTAGAGAGGTCATCGACCTTGGAGATGGAAGAGAAATCTCTATCGAAACCGGAAAATTGGCAAAACAAGCCCATGGTTCGGTCGTTGTTCAATCAGGAAAATGCATGTTATTATGTACTGTTGTTTCCAATTACCAACAAAGTGATGTAGACTTTTTACCTTTAACGGTAGATTACCGCGAAAAATTCGCAGCCGCAGGACGTTACCCAGGTGGTTTTTTCAAAAGAGAAGCAAGACCAAGTGACGGTGAAGTTTTGACTATGCGTTTGGTGGACCGTGTATTGCGTCCACTATTCCCAAAAGATTACCACGCTGAAACTCAAGTAATGATTCAGTTAATGTCTCATGACGAAGAGGTAATGCCTGATGCTATGGCCGGATTGGCCGCTTCTGCTGCCATTCAATTGTCTGACATTCCTTTTGAAACTGCAATTTCAGAAGTACGCGTAGGACGTGTTGACGGACAATTGATCATCAACCCTAGCTTATCGCAATTGGAAGCTTCAGATATCGATATGGTGATTGGTGCTTCTGCGGATTCCGTAATGATGGTTGAAGGTGAAATGAGTGAAATTTCTGAAGAAGAAATGGTGGAGGCTATCGAGTTTGCACATGCTGCTATCAAAGTTCAGTGTGAGGCTCAATTAAAATTAGCTGAAGCTTTTGGTAAAAAAGAAACTCGTGAATATGATCCGGAAAGAGAAGATGAAGAGTTAGCTAAGAAAATTCACGACATGGCTTATGACAAGGTATATGCCGTAGCCAAAGCAGGTTCTTCAAAACACGAAAGAGGCGCTGCCTTTGCCGAAATCAAAGAAGAAATTTTAGCAACGTTCACAGAAGAAGAATTAGAAGATATAGGTGGATTGGTTTCCAAATATTATAGCAAAGCTGAAAAAGCTGCCGTTAGAGACTTGACTTTAAACGAAGGGTTACGTTTGGATGGCCGTAAAACTACAGACATTCGTCCAATTTGGTGTGAAGTAGATTATTTACCATCTACTCACGGATCCTCAATCTTTACTCGTGGGGAAACTCAAGCCTTGGCGACTGTAACCTTAGGAACTTCAAGAGAAGCGAACATGATTGACATGCCATCGTTTGAAGGTGAGGAGCGTTTCTATTTACACTACAACTTCCCTCCTTTCTCAACTGGGGAGGCTCGTCCAATTAGAGGAACATCTCGTCGTGAAGTAGGGCACGGAAACTTGGCTCAACGTGCACTTAAGCGTATGGTACCAGCAGACTGTCCTTATACGGTTCGTGTTGTTTCTGAAGTATTGGAAAGTAACGGATCGTCTTCTATGGCAACTGTATGTGCAGGAACTATGGCATTAATGGATGCCGGTGTGCAATTAATCAAACCTGTTTCTGGTATTGCAATGGGATTGATTTCTGATGCTGAATCTGGAAACTACGCTGTATTATCAGATATTTTAGGTGACGAAGATCACTTAGGAGATATGGACTTTAAGGTAACTGGTACTGAAGACGGTATCACTGCTTGCCAAATGGATATTAAAGTAAAAGGACTGTCTTATGAGATTTTGGTTAAAGCCTTAAAGCAAGCTCGCGAAGGACGTTTACATATCCTTGGAAAACTTACAGATACTATTGCTGCTCCAAATGCAGATGTGAAAGCTCACGCTCCAAAAATGGTAACAAGAGTGATTCCAAACGAATTTATTGGAGCCTTGATTGGACCTGGAGGAAAAGTGATTCAAGAACTTCAAAAAGAAACCAAGACAACAATCGTTATCAACGAAGATCCTGTGACAGAAGAAGGTATCGTAGAAATTCTTGGTACAGATCAAGAAGGTATCGACAAAGTATTAGCTAAAATCGACGCCTTGATGTTTAAACCTCAAGTAGGAAGTGTTTACGAAGTAAAAGTAATCAAGATGTTGGATTTTGGTGCCGTAGTAGAATATACCGAGGCCCCTGGAAACGAAGTCTTGTTACACGTAAGCGAATTGGCTTGGGAACGCACCGAAAATGTTAGCGACGTTGTTAAAATGGGAGACGTTTTTGATGTAAAATACTTCGGAATCGATCCTAGAACCAAAAAAGAAAAAGTATCTCGCAAAGCAATCTTACCAAAACCAGAAGGTTTTAAAGAAAGACCTCCAAGAGATAACAATAGAGACAATAAAGGATCTCGTGACAATCGTGGACGTGACAACCGCAACCGCGACAACCGTCGTGACGACAGAAGACCTAGAGAAGACAAGAAAGACTAA
- a CDS encoding glycosyltransferase family 2 protein — METIKLTLHKLKTNNENSNNSLTLISTFILILIGLYFFSVFHSDFEQFNAAGRRNIVGATFLTIASVLFAFKIFYFLFIAYKYFKYKPVASVSDKELPSCTVIVPAYNESKHVWDTLISLADSDYPKEKLQILAVDDGSLDDTWDWMIKAKKRLGDRLDIYKQPQNQGKRHALYRGFNIGSGDIFVTVDSDSVVEPDTLRNLVSPFVNNEDCGAVAGNIRVLNNKKEMLPKMLDVSFVMSFEFVRSAESTLNSVLCTPGALAAYRKTAVHQCLPEWINQTFMGQPSDIGEDRAMTNMILKQGKHVLFQRNAVAYTNVPEQYRGLYKMFIRWGRSNVRENIAMAKYVFTNFKEGNKFGSRLLFLSQSTRILMSVPFMLFMLLFVLTHPLLFLGSTLLSILITSTFSVIFYSSKYEIKEAVWAYTYSIFYTFGLFWITPYALATASRRGWLTRGLEEKR, encoded by the coding sequence ATGGAGACAATCAAACTCACCCTTCACAAATTAAAGACCAACAACGAAAATTCAAATAATAGCCTAACCTTAATAAGTACCTTTATACTCATCCTTATCGGCCTGTACTTTTTCTCGGTATTCCATAGCGATTTTGAACAATTTAACGCAGCGGGTAGACGCAACATTGTAGGAGCTACATTTCTAACAATTGCCTCTGTACTATTTGCTTTTAAAATTTTTTATTTCCTTTTTATTGCCTACAAATATTTTAAATACAAACCTGTAGCTTCTGTAAGTGACAAAGAATTACCTTCCTGTACTGTAATAGTGCCTGCTTACAACGAAAGCAAACATGTATGGGACACTCTTATAAGTTTAGCCGACAGCGACTACCCAAAAGAAAAACTTCAAATTTTAGCTGTGGATGATGGAAGTTTGGATGACACTTGGGATTGGATGATTAAGGCAAAAAAGAGACTAGGAGATCGTTTAGATATCTATAAACAACCACAAAACCAAGGGAAACGTCATGCGCTGTATCGTGGTTTTAATATAGGCTCCGGAGACATTTTTGTAACCGTAGACAGTGATTCTGTAGTAGAACCTGATACCCTTAGAAATTTGGTAAGCCCCTTTGTAAATAACGAAGATTGTGGAGCGGTGGCAGGAAACATCCGTGTGCTGAACAATAAAAAGGAAATGCTTCCAAAAATGTTGGACGTTAGTTTTGTAATGAGTTTTGAATTTGTTCGCTCAGCCGAAAGTACCTTAAACTCGGTTTTATGTACACCTGGAGCATTAGCCGCCTACAGAAAAACAGCCGTTCACCAATGTTTACCTGAATGGATCAATCAAACCTTTATGGGACAACCTTCTGATATAGGTGAAGACCGCGCCATGACCAACATGATTTTAAAACAAGGTAAACATGTATTGTTCCAAAGAAATGCCGTAGCCTATACTAACGTGCCTGAGCAATATAGAGGCCTTTATAAAATGTTCATACGTTGGGGACGTAGCAACGTTCGAGAAAACATTGCAATGGCTAAGTATGTATTCACCAACTTTAAGGAAGGCAATAAATTTGGAAGCCGTTTATTATTTCTAAGTCAATCAACTAGAATCTTAATGAGCGTCCCTTTTATGCTATTCATGTTGTTATTTGTACTAACGCATCCCTTGTTATTTTTAGGATCCACACTATTAAGCATTTTGATAACTTCAACATTTTCAGTAATCTTTTACTCGTCAAAATATGAAATCAAAGAAGCTGTTTGGGCCTATACCTATAGCATCTTTTACACCTTTGGGTTATTTTGGATTACCCCCTATGCATTGGCAACTGCAAGTAGAAGAGGGTGGTTAACAAGAGGTTTAGAAGAGAAACGCTAA
- the proC gene encoding pyrroline-5-carboxylate reductase: MKVLVIGAGNMGLTYSEGMATSPLLGKHKLNIYDTDPKKITTLQKDPKFKVYDNLEDCLPHADLVFIAVKPYHSEALFEQMKPMINDSQIFVSLMAGVTIDFIKEHLGISKVVRTMPNLPAKVGKGVTSYTESEPVSKVELILVRNLLDTTGTSIHVDSEKYIDASTGISGSGPAYVFYFMQSMLEAAQKMGFSDYDSKVLVSNTFEGAIELFNQSNLSPEGWIDRVASKGGTTQAAIDSMEDNNVKQLIQDAAYAAFNRAIELGKDH, encoded by the coding sequence ATGAAAGTATTAGTAATTGGAGCAGGAAACATGGGTTTAACCTATTCTGAAGGAATGGCAACTTCGCCATTATTGGGAAAACACAAGCTTAACATCTATGACACTGACCCAAAAAAAATTACAACATTACAGAAAGATCCAAAATTTAAGGTGTATGACAATCTGGAAGATTGTTTACCCCATGCAGACCTGGTTTTTATAGCCGTAAAGCCATATCACAGTGAAGCGCTTTTTGAGCAAATGAAACCTATGATCAATGACAGCCAAATATTTGTATCCCTAATGGCTGGGGTTACCATTGACTTCATCAAAGAACATCTTGGGATATCAAAAGTGGTGAGAACTATGCCCAATCTTCCTGCAAAAGTTGGGAAAGGGGTTACCTCCTATACGGAGTCGGAACCAGTATCAAAAGTAGAATTGATACTTGTAAGAAACCTATTAGACACCACTGGAACCTCCATTCATGTAGATTCCGAAAAATATATAGATGCTTCCACAGGTATTTCGGGCAGTGGTCCGGCTTACGTATTTTACTTTATGCAGTCCATGCTTGAAGCCGCTCAAAAAATGGGCTTTTCAGACTACGACTCGAAAGTACTGGTAAGCAACACCTTTGAAGGCGCCATTGAACTTTTCAATCAGTCCAATCTTTCTCCTGAAGGGTGGATAGACCGAGTAGCTTCTAAGGGAGGTACTACTCAAGCAGCTATTGACTCTATGGAGGACAACAATGTAAAACAGTTAATACAAGATGCGGCATATGCTGCCTTTAACCGTGCAATAGAATTAGGAAAAGATCACTAA
- the proB gene encoding glutamate 5-kinase: protein MDDIKRIVVKVGTNVLTNKDNRILGPILRELVRQISVLYERDIMVVLVSSGSAIAGKEVLGDTKITDPSIRRQVYSSVGQPRMMRHYYSLFNDYGMRCAQVLATKRDFDPGKHRENMINCYEGLLSEGVIPIANEDDAVSLTMSMFSDNDELASLVAELLDADRLIILSDTDGLYTGHPDDENSKKLKEVTVDQDVEKYVKASNKKEGEGRGGMASKLRIAKGTAKKDIPTYIANGKRENVIVDIIDDKEVGTKFIH from the coding sequence ATGGACGATATAAAACGAATAGTTGTAAAAGTAGGAACCAATGTTCTTACCAACAAAGACAATAGAATTTTAGGACCAATTTTAAGAGAATTGGTAAGACAAATTTCTGTATTATACGAACGTGATATCATGGTAGTTTTGGTATCCTCCGGTTCTGCTATTGCAGGAAAAGAGGTATTGGGAGACACTAAAATCACAGACCCTTCCATAAGACGACAGGTGTATTCCTCGGTAGGCCAACCTAGAATGATGCGCCACTATTATAGTTTATTTAATGATTATGGTATGCGGTGCGCCCAGGTTTTGGCCACTAAACGAGATTTTGACCCTGGAAAACACAGAGAAAACATGATTAACTGTTATGAGGGACTGCTCTCTGAGGGGGTTATTCCAATTGCCAATGAAGATGACGCTGTATCCTTAACAATGTCCATGTTTTCAGATAATGATGAGTTGGCAAGTTTGGTTGCTGAACTTTTGGATGCTGACAGATTGATTATTCTATCTGATACGGACGGGCTCTACACTGGCCATCCAGACGATGAAAATTCAAAAAAACTGAAGGAGGTTACCGTAGACCAAGATGTCGAAAAATATGTAAAAGCCTCTAATAAAAAAGAAGGAGAAGGTCGTGGAGGTATGGCCTCCAAACTAAGAATTGCCAAAGGCACTGCCAAGAAAGATATTCCCACATACATTGCCAATGGTAAACGTGAAAATGTTATTGTAGACATTATTGATGACAAAGAAGTGGGAACTAAATTTATACATTAA
- a CDS encoding glutamate-5-semialdehyde dehydrogenase, with protein MKLLSSEIKNKVLDSMISIINKKREQILEANQKDLDAFNKDDQALYDRLVVDNHKIDGMIQAIKEVRNQEDPVGKTISDLTLDSGLKITNKTAPFGTILIIYESRPDVTIEAAVLAFKANNKILLKGGKEALNSNIALEQCWHEALEEHGLSKDWIRLLHLQREETREFLKNPTEKLDLIVPRGGERLIKFVKDNATCAVLVSGRGNNFLYVAKDADWDKTVKVIVNAKTDKISGCNALDKVLIDKHIPDYENKLTELQKVLSNLNVDIVVDKNIAKVIDSAPTVPNEETWYEEFLALKILLAEVDNEEEAIAMINKYSGGHSAAILTENNSNAAKFMEQVDSAAVYHNASTRFTDGGQMGVGAELAISTDKLHHRGPLGLKQLVTNKYYVFGDGHIRK; from the coding sequence ATGAAACTTTTAAGTTCTGAAATAAAAAATAAGGTTCTCGATTCCATGATTTCAATTATCAATAAGAAACGAGAACAGATTTTGGAAGCGAACCAAAAAGACCTTGACGCTTTCAACAAAGATGACCAAGCACTTTATGACCGTCTAGTGGTTGACAACCATAAAATAGACGGCATGATACAGGCTATAAAAGAAGTAAGAAACCAAGAAGATCCCGTTGGAAAAACCATCTCTGACCTTACTTTGGATAGCGGTCTAAAAATAACCAACAAAACAGCTCCCTTTGGAACTATTTTAATCATTTATGAATCAAGACCAGATGTGACTATTGAAGCTGCTGTTTTAGCCTTTAAAGCCAACAACAAAATTCTACTTAAAGGAGGTAAGGAAGCCTTAAATAGTAATATTGCGCTAGAACAATGTTGGCATGAAGCCTTGGAGGAACATGGTTTAAGCAAAGACTGGATTAGGTTACTGCACTTACAACGAGAAGAAACCAGAGAATTCCTGAAAAATCCAACAGAGAAATTAGACTTGATTGTTCCCCGGGGAGGTGAACGCCTTATTAAGTTTGTAAAGGATAATGCTACCTGTGCTGTCTTGGTAAGCGGCCGCGGAAACAACTTTTTGTATGTTGCGAAAGATGCCGATTGGGACAAAACCGTCAAGGTAATAGTTAATGCCAAAACCGATAAAATTTCAGGTTGTAATGCCTTGGATAAAGTGCTTATCGACAAACACATTCCTGACTATGAAAATAAATTGACAGAATTACAAAAAGTACTGTCTAATTTGAATGTAGACATCGTTGTTGACAAAAACATTGCAAAAGTAATTGACAGTGCCCCTACAGTGCCGAATGAAGAAACTTGGTATGAGGAGTTCTTGGCTTTAAAGATTCTATTGGCAGAAGTTGACAATGAGGAGGAAGCTATTGCAATGATCAACAAATACTCCGGAGGGCATTCCGCAGCAATCTTGACTGAAAACAATTCAAATGCCGCCAAGTTCATGGAACAAGTGGACAGTGCTGCCGTATATCACAATGCATCCACCCGATTTACGGACGGCGGGCAAATGGGTGTTGGGGCCGAATTGGCCATTAGTACAGACAAACTGCATCACCGAGGCCCATTAGGTCTGAAACAGTTGGTCACCAATAAATACTATGTCTTTGGAGATGGTCATATTAGAAAGTAA